The following are from one region of the Cyanobium gracile PCC 6307 genome:
- a CDS encoding glycosyltransferase, giving the protein MRPIRFLLPGTTGRFRGGGLLVELQTARLTSELTPTEVVTYRNREPDHPFLADLLAKEPAPGDALWIVSWGFDVPRLMRQLRGRPVAYHAHSSGYGFSLPPGVPVLAVSRNTLGYWGDRAPRHPLFLVPNALQPQWLERGNRAAPAGVGRPIDVLVQQRKNSRYVLERLVPALRRRGLRVEVQSGWVDDLVDLFNSAAVVLYDSADYWRGRGVSEGFGLPPLEAMACGCVVFSSLNHALADSLDPGVVGHQIGCGSLENDLERIQAAVADPLAWLPPPGRLASLLEACSEPVLQERWHSALEAIDAHWTHLLRGGASPLRSPPLLALRIDQWRRRFSAMWRSLN; this is encoded by the coding sequence GTGCGCCCGATCCGCTTCCTGCTTCCCGGCACCACCGGCCGCTTCCGCGGCGGTGGCCTGCTGGTGGAACTGCAGACCGCCCGGCTGACCTCAGAGCTGACCCCCACCGAGGTGGTCACCTACCGGAACCGTGAGCCCGACCACCCGTTCCTGGCTGACCTGCTGGCCAAGGAGCCGGCGCCGGGGGACGCCCTCTGGATCGTCAGCTGGGGCTTTGATGTGCCCCGCCTGATGCGTCAGCTGCGGGGACGGCCCGTGGCCTACCACGCCCACAGCAGCGGCTACGGGTTTTCTCTGCCGCCCGGGGTGCCGGTGCTGGCGGTCAGCCGCAACACCCTCGGCTACTGGGGCGACCGGGCCCCCCGCCATCCCCTGTTCCTGGTGCCGAACGCCCTCCAGCCCCAGTGGCTGGAGCGGGGCAATCGGGCGGCCCCCGCGGGCGTCGGCCGCCCCATCGATGTGCTCGTGCAGCAGCGCAAGAACAGCCGCTATGTCCTGGAGCGGCTGGTGCCGGCCCTGCGCCGGCGGGGGCTGCGGGTGGAGGTGCAGAGCGGCTGGGTGGACGACCTGGTGGACCTGTTCAACAGCGCGGCCGTCGTGCTCTACGACTCCGCCGACTACTGGCGCGGCCGGGGGGTGAGCGAGGGGTTCGGCCTGCCGCCGCTGGAGGCCATGGCCTGCGGCTGCGTGGTGTTCAGCAGCCTCAACCACGCCCTGGCCGACAGCCTTGATCCGGGGGTGGTGGGCCACCAGATCGGCTGCGGCAGCCTGGAGAACGACCTGGAGCGGATCCAGGCGGCGGTGGCCGACCCGCTGGCCTGGCTGCCGCCGCCGGGCCGCCTCGCCAGCCTGCTGGAGGCCTGCAGCGAGCCGGTGCTGCAGGAACGCTGGCATTCGGCCCTGGAGGCCATCGACGCCCACTGGACCCACCTGCTGCGGGGAGGGGCGTCGCCGCTGCGCTCGCCCCCCCTGCTGGCCCTGCGGATCGACCAGTGGCGGCGCCGGTTTTCGGCCATGTGGCGATCACTGAACTGA
- a CDS encoding heme oxygenase (biliverdin-producing) — translation MPVALASQLREGTKKAHTMAENTGFVSCFLKGVVDKASYRTLVADLWFVYSAMEEEIGKLADHPVVGPIASPELNRRESLEADLTFYFGGDWRQQIRATPGAQEYVARLHQVARECPELLVGHHYTRYIGDLSGGQILKNIAQKAMNLGEHDGLRFYEFDAIDDEKAFKANYRATLDSLPIDQAMADRIVAEANEAFHCNMKMFQELEGNLVAAIGKVLFGFLTRRTRTGSTEAVPA, via the coding sequence ATGCCCGTCGCCCTTGCTTCCCAACTCCGTGAGGGAACGAAGAAAGCCCACACCATGGCCGAGAACACCGGCTTCGTGAGCTGTTTCCTCAAGGGGGTCGTCGACAAGGCCAGCTATCGCACCCTGGTGGCCGACCTGTGGTTCGTCTACAGCGCCATGGAAGAGGAGATCGGCAAGCTGGCCGACCATCCGGTGGTCGGTCCGATCGCCTCCCCCGAGCTCAACCGCCGCGAGTCCCTCGAGGCCGATCTCACCTTCTATTTCGGCGGTGACTGGCGCCAGCAGATCCGCGCCACCCCCGGCGCCCAGGAGTATGTGGCCCGCCTGCACCAGGTGGCGCGGGAGTGCCCCGAGCTGCTGGTCGGCCACCACTACACCCGCTACATCGGTGACCTCTCCGGCGGCCAGATCCTCAAGAACATCGCCCAGAAGGCGATGAACCTGGGGGAGCACGATGGACTGCGCTTCTACGAATTCGACGCCATCGACGACGAGAAGGCCTTCAAGGCCAACTACCGCGCCACCCTCGACAGCCTGCCCATCGACCAGGCCATGGCCGACCGGATCGTGGCGGAGGCCAATGAGGCCTTCCACTGCAACATGAAGATGTTCCAGGAGCTGGAAGGCAATCTGGTGGCGGCGATCGGCAAGGTGCTGTTCGGCTTCCTCACCCGCCGCACCCGCACCGGCAGCACCGAGGCCGTGCCCGCCTAG